The window CTCCCTGAAAGAGAGCCCTCGATGGACGACCAGGAAGTTGGCCAATTCGGTGGCTGTTGAGAAGTTCGCTCCCGCCAATTCCTCCATCCTGTCGATATTAAACGTGGTGGTCGGCAACATCTCGGTCAGGATCGAAAGCTCCGACTGTATGATGTCGAAGGCGTACCACAACGGCGGCTTGTCCTCCTGCAGATCGCGATTATATCCCATCGGGAGTCCCTTCAGCGTCGTGAGCAATCCGATCAGAGCGCCGTAGATATGTCCCGTCCTCCCGCGCACGAGCTCCGCTATACAGGGATTTTTCTTCTGAGGCATGATGGAACTGCCCAGCGCATATGCATCGTCCAGCTCTATCATCCCGAACTCATATGCGCTCCAGTATACTATCTCCTCGGCCAACCTTGAGAGGTTAGAGGCCAGTATGGCCAAGGCGCACAGCGTCTCAGCGATAAAATCCCGTGAGCTTATGACGTCGAGAGCGTGCTCGTGTGTGGAATCGAAGCCCAAAAGCCATGTCGTCAGCTCTCTATCGGTGGGGAAGGAGGTGCCCGCCAAAGCGCATGCGCCGAGCGGGTTGGTGTTGACTATCTCGTAGGCATTTCTCAGCCGTCTCAGATCCCTCAGGAACATGCTGACATAGCCGGTCGCCCAGAACCCAAGCGTTATGGGTTGAGCATGTTGCGTGTGCGTGTAGCCGGGCATGACGGCATCCGGGTATCTTTTGGCTATCTTTATGAACTCCTCGGATAGAGCACACAGCAGCTCCTCGCTTTTCAGTATCTGCTCGCGGACGTAGAGCCTGGCGTCCACCAGAACCTGGTCGTTACGTGATCTCGCCGTGTGCAGTTTGCCGCCGTACTCCTTGCCTGCTCCCTCTATCAGATACGTCTCAACGTTCATATGCACGTCTTCAAGTTCCGGTTTCAGCACGAACTTGCCCTTCTGATACTCCCCCTTGGCTTTCTCCAACCACTTCAATATCTGTCTCAGATCCTCCTGCGAGATGATCTCCTGTCTGGCCAGCATTATAGCGTGCGCCTCGCTGCCCCAGATATCATGCAAGATCATACGGCTATCGATTTCTATTGATTCGGTGAACCTCTCCGTCTCGGATGTCAACTCCTTCGAGAATCTTCCACCCCAAAGCTTCATCATAAGAACGACCTTTCGAAAAGGGATTTCGGATTATAATACATTTGCCCCGATCGAATTGTCAAGTGCGGGAGGGGATCGCGAAAAGCCTTCCGATGGCTTGAAATAGTTTGAAAGATCTGATAACCTTATCCGACCACCGCTTCTCAAGCTGATTGTTGAAAGCTAACAAGGTGGAGGAAAACCATGATCGAAATCTATGTTTTACTCGCTTCGCTCGAGTGGACCTCCATGAGGAGAATCGGAGAGAAGAAACAGCTCCTCATCGATCAGTCCCTGATTGAGGAAGCCAAGAATGTGACGTTTAAGGTGAACCGTCCGCTTAAAACCGGCGACAGGTGCATCGTGGCCGAATATCCTGGAGCGCTGAACGCGTATCTGATCTTTCCGACCGCTTACTATCACTATCGGCCCGATGTAGCTATGGCCCTTGGCGCTCCAAAGGAGAAGGCAGGGAATGATGGGCCGATGGAGATACACTTCGCCGCCAGCCCTGACGGTATAAGATGGACGCGGTTCGATAGACAACCTTTCATCCCGATCGGGAAGACAGGTGGCTGGGACGGCGGCATCACGTTTTCATCTCCCGCTCTGATTACGCATGACGATGAGGTCTGGATCTATTACTCCGCCTATGATTTCACCCATGGCAACTACGACTTTAAAAGGGATAGGTTCAAAGGCGCGATAACCAGAGCCGTCTTGAGGCTCGATGGATTCGTCTCAGCCGAGGCCGATCACAGAGGCGGCGAGATCACCACTTCCCCCTTTCTTCTGGAGGGTAAGGTGCTCTCGGTTAACCTGAAGACCACGGCGGGAGGACATCTTCGTGTGGAAATCCAGAGCGTGGACGGTAAACCCATCTCCGGTTTCTCGGCCGATGAGTGCGATCCGATAAACGGCGACTACATATCGAAGGATGTGACCTGGCACGGCAGCTCTGATATAAGCTCTCTCATCGGGAGGGGCGTCAAGCTTCGATTTATCATGCGTGACGCCAAGCTTTTCGCGTTCCAATTCCATAGACTGAGGTGAAGGAGATAGAATGAACCTGAGTCAAATCGGGGTGACGTGTCTGATAACCTTGAGTATCTTATATCTTAGCGCCACAAGGGAGGTAAGCATGATAAGAAAGGCCGAAGATGTGGAGAGAATTGTGGCCGTCAAGGGTGAGGGATATTTCCCCGTGATGATCAAATTGGGGAACGGAGAACTTCTGGCCGTTATCCGCGGTGGAGCGCCCCACGTCGGTGTCGGGGGACGGCTCGATCTGATAAGGTCATCCGATGGGGGAAGAAGCTGGAGTAAACCAAAAGTGATCGTCGATCTTCCGCCCGATTCGAGAAATCCTGCCTTCGGCAGAGCACCGAACGGAAGGCTTATATTGGCCTTTGCCGTGACAGGGCCCTATGAGAACGGCAGGTTTACGGATAAAACGGGAGAATATACCGTCTGGCTGACCGCCTCGGAGGACAACGGCCAGAACTGGTCGAAGCCCCATAGGCTGGATATATCGCCGCTCAGATATGGATCGCCCTTCGGCAGGATAGTCTCGCTTCCCGATGGCACGATGCTTATGAACATATACGGCTGGAGCGAGGGGAGAGAGTACAGCTCCTATCTTTTCCGCTCGAGGGACAATGGGGTAAGCTGGGGTGATCCGAGCTTGATAGCGAAGGGCTACAACGAGACGGCCCTTCTGACCCTTCCGGACGGGAGAATATTGGCCCTACTCAGAGACGGGCTCGGCACCTATCGATCCGTGTCGGAGGACGGCGGATACACCTGGCCGAAGCCGGATGAAATCCTCGGCAGGGGATTCCATCCGGCCGATGCTATCCTTCTCAAGAGCGGGGCGATCCTTATGACAACCGGACATCGGCTGGAACCCTTTGGAGTTTTCGCCATGCTGAGCCATGATGGCGGCAGCTCCTGGGATGTGGAGAACGGCCTTCTGCTCGATTGGGGAAGCGAAAACACCGACTGCGGCTATCCCAGCTCGGCTCAACTGGACGACGGGACGATCGTGACGATCTACTACGGCGTGAGACATAGGGACTTTCCCGATCTGGAACGGTATGCCATCTGTCTCAGATATGTTGAGACGATCTTCTAATTCCGCGAAAGCTTCATCTTACCCCATGTCGTGGCGAGTTTACCGGTGGGTGTCACGGCTGCTATCTGAGCGAGCCCCTTCTCCATAATCTCCTTTATGTCGTCCTCGCTCAAGGCGACGTTGAAAAGCCCGATCTCATCCAGGTCGCCGTTCACCTGAACGCTGCTGCCTCTGTCATCGCCACCTATGACAAGCAGACTTTCACCTCAGATATTCCACCCATTGTTCAGCTTTGCGAACTCCGATCTCGCCTGAGAGAGGAGAAAACCGAGATCGCTTGAGACGGCGATGAACTGGAATCCCTGTTCTATCCTCCTGTTGGCGTCATCGGCCGAAAAGACGTGGATGCCGGGCGCGACGCCGACCTCTTTGGCGGCCTTCAAGACGGACATAACCGCCTCCTCATGCTCGGGTGAACCGGGCCGGACGCCCATAGATCCCGCCAGATCATTCGGCCCGATGAAACACGCATCCACGCCCTCCACCGACAATATCTCCCCGGCACGCTTGACGGCATCGATATGCTCTATCTGGACGACGACCAATATCTCCTCGTTGGCTCTCGTCCTGTAATCAGGCCCATAAAGCGTGCATCTTCCCCCTCCTATCGATCTGAACCCGTCAGGCGGATACTTCATCGATTTGACGGCCCTCTCGGCCTCCTCAGGCGAGTTGACCATAGGCACGACCAATCCCAAGGCGCCTGCGTCCAGCAAACGTTTCACCAGAACGGGCATATTCCAC is drawn from Candidatus Poribacteria bacterium and contains these coding sequences:
- the argH gene encoding argininosuccinate lyase; translation: MMKLWGGRFSKELTSETERFTESIEIDSRMILHDIWGSEAHAIMLARQEIISQEDLRQILKWLEKAKGEYQKGKFVLKPELEDVHMNVETYLIEGAGKEYGGKLHTARSRNDQVLVDARLYVREQILKSEELLCALSEEFIKIAKRYPDAVMPGYTHTQHAQPITLGFWATGYVSMFLRDLRRLRNAYEIVNTNPLGACALAGTSFPTDRELTTWLLGFDSTHEHALDVISSRDFIAETLCALAILASNLSRLAEEIVYWSAYEFGMIELDDAYALGSSIMPQKKNPCIAELVRGRTGHIYGALIGLLTTLKGLPMGYNRDLQEDKPPLWYAFDIIQSELSILTEMLPTTTFNIDRMEELAGANFSTATELANFLVVHRGLSFRECHEIVGWVVGELARRGLSFTDLDETRRLLKERGIEIPLEELRQVIDPKYAVQINKSLGGTSPKEVIRMTELLLSKLRDHEFSVKSRSDAIQEAKERTDRIVQHVLNGGDVGEIIAHLKGER
- a CDS encoding 2-dehydro-3-deoxyglucarate aldolase; the protein is MKKNIVKEKLASGKPSVGTWLNLCSPFAAEYMAHVGWDWLVVDTEHSPVDMETTAHCFQAICTTETIPMARVAWNMPVLVKRLLDAGALGLVVPMVNSPEEAERAVKSMKYPPDGFRSIGGGRCTLYGPDYRTRANEEILVVVQIEHIDAVKRAGEILSVEGVDACFIGPNDLAGSMGVRPGSPEHEEAVMSVLKAAKEVGVAPGIHVFSADDANRRIEQGFQFIAVSSDLGFLLSQARSEFAKLNNGWNI
- a CDS encoding exo-alpha-sialidase, encoding MIRKAEDVERIVAVKGEGYFPVMIKLGNGELLAVIRGGAPHVGVGGRLDLIRSSDGGRSWSKPKVIVDLPPDSRNPAFGRAPNGRLILAFAVTGPYENGRFTDKTGEYTVWLTASEDNGQNWSKPHRLDISPLRYGSPFGRIVSLPDGTMLMNIYGWSEGREYSSYLFRSRDNGVSWGDPSLIAKGYNETALLTLPDGRILALLRDGLGTYRSVSEDGGYTWPKPDEILGRGFHPADAILLKSGAILMTTGHRLEPFGVFAMLSHDGGSSWDVENGLLLDWGSENTDCGYPSSAQLDDGTIVTIYYGVRHRDFPDLERYAICLRYVETIF